The Etheostoma cragini isolate CJK2018 chromosome 15, CSU_Ecrag_1.0, whole genome shotgun sequence genome window below encodes:
- the mapk8ip3 gene encoding C-Jun-amino-terminal kinase-interacting protein 3 isoform X6, with product MMELQIDEVVYQDDYGSGSVMSERVSGLANSIYREFERLIRSYDEEVVKELMPLVVNVLENLDAVLTENQEHEVELELLKEDNEQLITQYEREKALRKQAEEKFIEFEDALEAEKKDLQVQVEFLELQAKQQELKTKNYSDQITRLEERESDMKKEYNALHQRHTEMIQTYVEHIERSKMQQAGSNSQSEGPGCGRTKADRPPSLSLYPTGEGMVRGGFGGARMMPGKDIWQVSLGQSSFCLAYQEDGSESDSVAATPSSTASKSNTPTSSVPSATVTPINEGFLPQSEFDAMRAGNRRKSAKRLSRNMEVQVSQETRNVSIGMGSSDEWSEFQEIIDSTPELDMCVDPRVYGGGNSPSQGIVNEAFGINTDSLYHEIKDAKSDIIGDVDAGAELLGEFSVRDDFFGMGKEVENLLTENKQLLETKNALNIVKNDLIAKVDELSGEQEGLREELEALRQSKNKVDVRVKELEEELKRLRAEALGASRDSKDEGGDDFSSPMQDGDMTMTQRRRFTRVEMARVLMERNQYKERLMELQEAVRWTEMIRASRESPQIQEKKKSTIWQFFARLFSTSSSPPPVKRPYYSVNIHYKSPSPAGFSQRRSHTMCQISTSNRTLEFFPEELASNSVASLLSDSALLARREQRREQYRQVREHMRRDDGIMQACGWSVPSRFKQAGGQPDSAQDSPLKRQQPTIEKEDNRMKNVPVPVYCRPLVEKDPNRKLWCAAGVDLTGWRASNQELVPAKAPSGGSDPLHAEENGAGKKSSHSSPEKRKSKELQETDTMSSRVWILTSTHSASKVVIIDANQPGSLVDQFNVCNAHVLCISSVPAASESDYPAGEIVLDPGDSGAGGGGEDAVGVEGMLAGITLVGCATNCSVARSNCSSRTDTPIMDKGQAPTAPPMNGKIHPAQSAEEATEATEVPESTANHAEMRSGPPGPFTEHVFTDPQPRLSDASDRSAGQSKDETSQPPESEDGGEETKNYTSVAPTMWLGAQNGWLYVHSAVGNWKKCIHSIKLKDSVLSLVHVKGRVLVALADGTLAIFHRSEDGQWDLSNYHLMDLGRPHHSIRCMAVVHDKVWCGYKNKIHVIQPKSMQIEKSFDAHPRRESQVRQLAWIGDGVWVSIRLDSTLRLYHAHTHQHLQDVDIEPYVSKMLGTGKLGFSFVRITALLIGGNRLWVGTGNGVIISIPLTETVVLHRGQLLGLRANKVSPTSSGGVIHVYGDDGSEKSTGSFIPYCSMAQAQLCFHGHRDAVKFFVSVPGNVLATLNGSVLDSPSEGQGSTAPQETEAQSVHNVLVLSGGEGYIDFRIGDGEDDETEEGDSGGASQIKPALCKAERSHIIVWQVSYIPE from the exons AG AAATTCATTGAATTTGAGGATGCGTTGGAAGCTGAGAAGAAGGACCTGCAGGTGCAGGTGGAGTTTTTGGAGCTGCAGGCGAAACAGCAAGAGCTCAAGACAAAGAACTATTCTGACCAGA TCACACGGTTGGAAGAGCGAGAATCAGACATGAAGAAAGAGTACAATGCTCTGCACCAGCGTCACACTGAG ATGATCCAGACGTACGTCGAGCACATAGAGCGGTCCAAAATGCAGCAGGCAGGgagcaacagccaatcagaaggcCCCGGCTGTGGACGAAC CAAAGCAGATCGCCCACCTTCATTGAGCCTGTACCCCACCGGCGAGGGCATGGTACGTGGGGGTTTCGGGGGGGCTAGGATGATGCCCGGGAAAGACATCTGGCAGGTCAGCCTCGGCCAGTCGTCATTCTGCTTAGCCTATCAG GAGGATGGATCAGAGTCCGACTCAGTGGCGGCCACACCCAGCAGCACAGCAAGCAAGTCCAACACACCCACCTCCTCCGTCCCCTCCGCCACTGTCACCCCCATCAACGAGGGCTTCCTCCCACAGTCTGAATTTGATGCGATGCGGGCTGGGAACCGCAGGAAAAGTGCCAAGCGACTAAGCCGGAATATGGAGGTGCAGGTTTCCCAGGAAACCAGGAATGTCAGCATTG GAATGGGAAGCAGCGATGAGTGGTCAGAGTTTCAGGAGATCATCGATTCTACCCCTGAGCTGGACATGTGTGTGGACCCCCGTGTGTATGGAGGAGGAAACAG CCCCTCTCAAGGCATTGTTAACGAGGCCTTCGGCATCAACACCGACTCTCTCTACCACGAGATCAAGGACGCCAAGTCGGACATCATCGGAGACGTTGATGCAGGCGCCGAGCTGCTAG GCGAGTTCTCAG TCCGTGATGATTTCTTCG GGATGGGTAAGGAGGTGGAGAACCTGCTGACAGAGAACAAACAGCTCCTAGAGACCAA AAATGCTCTCAACATTGTGAAAAATGACCTTATTGCCAAAGTGGATGAGCTGTCAGGCGAGCAGGAGGGGCTGAGGGAGGAGCTGGAGGCTTTGAGGCAGTCCAAGAACAAGGTGGACGTCAGGGTCAAGGAGCTAGAAGAAGAACTCAAGAG GTTAAGAGCAGAGGCTCTCGGTGCGTCCCGGGACTCCAAGGATGAAGGAGGGGATGAT TTTTCATCACCCATGCAGGACGGTGACATGACGATGACGCAGCGCCGGCGGTTCACCCGGGTGGAGATGGCCCGCGTGCTGATGGAGAGGAATCAGTACAAAGAGAGGCTGATGGAGCTGCAGGAGGCCGTACGGTGGACAGAGATGATCAG GGCGTCCAGGGAAAGTCCTCAAATCCAAGAGAAAAAGAAGTCCACCATCTGGCAGTT CTTTGCACGTCTCTTCAGCACATCGTCCAGCCCTCCGCCTGTCAAGCGGCCATATTACAGCGTCAACATCCACTACAAGTCACCCTCGCCGGCTGGTTTCTCTCAGCGACGCAGCCACACCATGTGTCAGATCTCCACCTCCAACCGCACGCTGGAGTTCTTCCCCGAAGA ACTGGCCAGTAACAGTGTTGCGTCTCTCCTCAGTGACTCAGCACTGTTGGCCCGCCGAGAGCAGCGGCGTGAACAGTACCGGCAGGTCCGTGAGCACATGCGCCGCGACGACGGCATCATGCAGGCCTGTGGCTGGAGCGTGCCGTCTCGTTTCAAAcag GCTGGCGGGCAGCCAGACAGCGCTCAGGACAGCCCGCTGAAGAGACAACAG CCCACAATTGAGAAGGAGGACAACCGCATGAAGAATGTTCCCGTCCCGGTGTACTGCCGTCCTCTGGTAGAGAAGGACCCCAACAGGAAG TTGTGGTGTGCAGCTGGAGTGGACCTGACAGGATGGAGGGCCAGCAACCAGGAGTTGGTACCAGCCAAAGCCCCGTCGGGGGGCAGCGACCCCCTGCACGCTGAGGAGAACGGAGCTGGAAAGAAGAGCAGCCACAGCTCCCCAGAAAAGAGGAAG TCCAAGGAGCTCCAGGAAACAGACACCATGAGCAGTCGAGTGTGGATCCTCACCAGCACCCACTCTGCCAGCAAGGTGGTCATCATCGATGCCAACCAGCCGGGCTCACTGGTCGACCAGTTCAACGTCTGCAATGCCCACGTGCTCTGCATCTCCAGTGTGCCAG CTGCCAGCGAGAGTGACTATCCAGCAGGAGAGATTGTGTTGGATCCAGGTGACAGTGGAGCAGGAGGGGGAGGCGAGGATGCTGTTGGCGTGGAGGGCATGTTGGCTGGTATCACTCTTGTTGGATGTGCCACCAACTGCAGTGTTGCCCGTAGCAACTGCTCCTCGCGTACTGATACTCCCATAATGGACAAAGGACAAG CCCCTACTGCTCCCCCCATGAATGGGAAGATTCACCCTGCCCAGTCAGCCGAGGAGGCCACGGAGGCCACCGAGGTACCCGAATCCACGGCCAACCATGCAGAAATGAGATCTGGACCTCCAGGACCATTTACCGAGCACGTCTTTACCGACCCCCAGCCTCGTTTATCAGACGCCTCTGACAG AAGCGCAGGTCAATCCAAAGACGAAACTTCTCAGCCTCCAGAGTCAGAGGACGGAGGGGAAGAGACCAAGAACTACACCAGCGTGGCCCCCACTATGTGGCTCGGGGCCCAGAACGGCTG GCTCTACGTCCACTCGGCAGTTGGAAACTGGAAGAAGTGCATCCACTCCATCAAACTCAAAGACTCTGTGCTCAGTCTGGT ACACGTGAAAGGTCGTGTGCTGGTTGCCCTCGCTGATGGGACCCTCGCCATATTCCATAGATCAGAGG atggGCAATGGGATTTATCCAACTACCACCTAATGGACCTCGGACGGCCTCATCACTCCATCCGCTGCATGGCTGTAGTACATGACAAGGTTTGGTGCGGCTACAAGAACAAGATCCACGTCATCCAGCCCAAGAGCATGCAGATCGAG AAGTCCTTTGACGCCCACCCTCGCAGGGAGAGTCAGGTGCGCCAGCTGGCATGGATCGGTGATGGTGTTTGGGTGTCGATCCGGCTAGATTCGACCCTGCGTCTCTaccacgcgcacacacaccagCATCTCCAGGATGTGGACATTGAGCCATACGTCAGCAAGATGCTGG GCACTGGCAAGCTGGGCTTCTCTTTTGTGCGAATCACAGCGCTTCTGATTGGTGGAAACCGTCTCTGGGTAGGAACTGGAAACGGCGTGATCATCTCCATCCCACTGACAGAGA CGGTGGTCCTTCACCGGGGACAGCTCCTTGGTTTGAGGG CCAATAAGGTGTCTCCCACATCGTCTGGCGGAGTGATCCATGTGTACGGTGACGATGGCTCTGAGAAGAGCACCGGCAGCTTCATCCCCTACTGCTCCATGGCACAAGCCCAGCTCTGTTTCCATGGACACCGTGATGCTGTCAAGTTCTTTGTCTCTGTACCCG GCAATGTTCTGGCCACCCTAAACGGCAGTGTGCTGGACAGTCCATCGGAGGGGCAGGGGTCAACAGCGCCCCAAGAGACGGAGGCTCAGAGTGTTCACAACGTGCTGGTGCTGAGTGGAGGAGAGGGCTATATTGATTTCCGTATAG GAGATGGAGAGGACGATGAAACAGAAGAAGGAGACAGTGGCGGAGCTTCACAGATAAAACCTGCTTTGTGTAAAGCAGAGCGAAGCCACATCATCGTCTGGCAGGTGTCTTACATACCCGAGTGA
- the mapk8ip3 gene encoding C-Jun-amino-terminal kinase-interacting protein 3 isoform X13 — translation MMELQIDEVVYQDDYGSGSVMSERVSGLANSIYREFERLIRSYDEEVVKELMPLVVNVLENLDAVLTENQEHEVELELLKEDNEQLITQYEREKALRKQAEEKFIEFEDALEAEKKDLQVQVEFLELQAKQQELKTKNYSDQITRLEERESDMKKEYNALHQRHTEMIQTYVEHIERSKMQQAGSNSQSEGPGCGRTKADRPPSLSLYPTGEGMVRGGFGGARMMPGKDIWQEDGSESDSVAATPSSTASKSNTPTSSVPSATVTPINEGFLPQSEFDAMRAGNRRKSAKRLSRNMEVQVSQETRNVSIGMGSSDEWSEFQEIIDSTPELDMCVDPRVYGGGNSPSQGIVNEAFGINTDSLYHEIKDAKSDIIGDVDAGAELLGEFSVRDDFFGMGKEVENLLTENKQLLETKNALNIVKNDLIAKVDELSGEQEGLREELEALRQSKNKVDVRVKELEEELKRLRAEALGASRDSKDEGGDDFSSPMQDGDMTMTQRRRFTRVEMARVLMERNQYKERLMELQEAVRWTEMIRASRESPQIQEKKKSTIWQFFARLFSTSSSPPPVKRPYYSVNIHYKSPSPAGFSQRRSHTMCQISTSNRTLEFFPEELASNSVASLLSDSALLARREQRREQYRQVREHMRRDDGIMQACGWSVPSRFKQAGGQPDSAQDSPLKRQQPTIEKEDNRMKNVPVPVYCRPLVEKDPNRKLWCAAGVDLTGWRASNQELVPAKAPSGGSDPLHAEENGAGKKSSHSSPEKRKSKELQETDTMSSRVWILTSTHSASKVVIIDANQPGSLVDQFNVCNAHVLCISSVPAASESDYPAGEIVLDPGDSGAGGGGEDAVGVEGMLAGITLVGCATNCSVARSNCSSRTDTPIMDKGQAPTAPPMNGKIHPAQSAEEATEATEVPESTANHAEMRSGPPGPFTEHVFTDPQPRLSDASDRSAGQSKDETSQPPESEDGGEETKNYTSVAPTMWLGAQNGWLYVHSAVGNWKKCIHSIKLKDSVLSLVHVKGRVLVALADGTLAIFHRSEDGQWDLSNYHLMDLGRPHHSIRCMAVVHDKVWCGYKNKIHVIQPKSMQIEKSFDAHPRRESQVRQLAWIGDGVWVSIRLDSTLRLYHAHTHQHLQDVDIEPYVSKMLGTGKLGFSFVRITALLIGGNRLWVGTGNGVIISIPLTETVVLHRGQLLGLRANKVSPTSSGGVIHVYGDDGSEKSTGSFIPYCSMAQAQLCFHGHRDAVKFFVSVPGNVLATLNGSVLDSPSEGQGSTAPQETEAQSVHNVLVLSGGEGYIDFRIGDGEDDETEEGDSGGASQIKPALCKAERSHIIVWQVSYIPE, via the exons AG AAATTCATTGAATTTGAGGATGCGTTGGAAGCTGAGAAGAAGGACCTGCAGGTGCAGGTGGAGTTTTTGGAGCTGCAGGCGAAACAGCAAGAGCTCAAGACAAAGAACTATTCTGACCAGA TCACACGGTTGGAAGAGCGAGAATCAGACATGAAGAAAGAGTACAATGCTCTGCACCAGCGTCACACTGAG ATGATCCAGACGTACGTCGAGCACATAGAGCGGTCCAAAATGCAGCAGGCAGGgagcaacagccaatcagaaggcCCCGGCTGTGGACGAAC CAAAGCAGATCGCCCACCTTCATTGAGCCTGTACCCCACCGGCGAGGGCATGGTACGTGGGGGTTTCGGGGGGGCTAGGATGATGCCCGGGAAAGACATCTGGCAG GAGGATGGATCAGAGTCCGACTCAGTGGCGGCCACACCCAGCAGCACAGCAAGCAAGTCCAACACACCCACCTCCTCCGTCCCCTCCGCCACTGTCACCCCCATCAACGAGGGCTTCCTCCCACAGTCTGAATTTGATGCGATGCGGGCTGGGAACCGCAGGAAAAGTGCCAAGCGACTAAGCCGGAATATGGAGGTGCAGGTTTCCCAGGAAACCAGGAATGTCAGCATTG GAATGGGAAGCAGCGATGAGTGGTCAGAGTTTCAGGAGATCATCGATTCTACCCCTGAGCTGGACATGTGTGTGGACCCCCGTGTGTATGGAGGAGGAAACAG CCCCTCTCAAGGCATTGTTAACGAGGCCTTCGGCATCAACACCGACTCTCTCTACCACGAGATCAAGGACGCCAAGTCGGACATCATCGGAGACGTTGATGCAGGCGCCGAGCTGCTAG GCGAGTTCTCAG TCCGTGATGATTTCTTCG GGATGGGTAAGGAGGTGGAGAACCTGCTGACAGAGAACAAACAGCTCCTAGAGACCAA AAATGCTCTCAACATTGTGAAAAATGACCTTATTGCCAAAGTGGATGAGCTGTCAGGCGAGCAGGAGGGGCTGAGGGAGGAGCTGGAGGCTTTGAGGCAGTCCAAGAACAAGGTGGACGTCAGGGTCAAGGAGCTAGAAGAAGAACTCAAGAG GTTAAGAGCAGAGGCTCTCGGTGCGTCCCGGGACTCCAAGGATGAAGGAGGGGATGAT TTTTCATCACCCATGCAGGACGGTGACATGACGATGACGCAGCGCCGGCGGTTCACCCGGGTGGAGATGGCCCGCGTGCTGATGGAGAGGAATCAGTACAAAGAGAGGCTGATGGAGCTGCAGGAGGCCGTACGGTGGACAGAGATGATCAG GGCGTCCAGGGAAAGTCCTCAAATCCAAGAGAAAAAGAAGTCCACCATCTGGCAGTT CTTTGCACGTCTCTTCAGCACATCGTCCAGCCCTCCGCCTGTCAAGCGGCCATATTACAGCGTCAACATCCACTACAAGTCACCCTCGCCGGCTGGTTTCTCTCAGCGACGCAGCCACACCATGTGTCAGATCTCCACCTCCAACCGCACGCTGGAGTTCTTCCCCGAAGA ACTGGCCAGTAACAGTGTTGCGTCTCTCCTCAGTGACTCAGCACTGTTGGCCCGCCGAGAGCAGCGGCGTGAACAGTACCGGCAGGTCCGTGAGCACATGCGCCGCGACGACGGCATCATGCAGGCCTGTGGCTGGAGCGTGCCGTCTCGTTTCAAAcag GCTGGCGGGCAGCCAGACAGCGCTCAGGACAGCCCGCTGAAGAGACAACAG CCCACAATTGAGAAGGAGGACAACCGCATGAAGAATGTTCCCGTCCCGGTGTACTGCCGTCCTCTGGTAGAGAAGGACCCCAACAGGAAG TTGTGGTGTGCAGCTGGAGTGGACCTGACAGGATGGAGGGCCAGCAACCAGGAGTTGGTACCAGCCAAAGCCCCGTCGGGGGGCAGCGACCCCCTGCACGCTGAGGAGAACGGAGCTGGAAAGAAGAGCAGCCACAGCTCCCCAGAAAAGAGGAAG TCCAAGGAGCTCCAGGAAACAGACACCATGAGCAGTCGAGTGTGGATCCTCACCAGCACCCACTCTGCCAGCAAGGTGGTCATCATCGATGCCAACCAGCCGGGCTCACTGGTCGACCAGTTCAACGTCTGCAATGCCCACGTGCTCTGCATCTCCAGTGTGCCAG CTGCCAGCGAGAGTGACTATCCAGCAGGAGAGATTGTGTTGGATCCAGGTGACAGTGGAGCAGGAGGGGGAGGCGAGGATGCTGTTGGCGTGGAGGGCATGTTGGCTGGTATCACTCTTGTTGGATGTGCCACCAACTGCAGTGTTGCCCGTAGCAACTGCTCCTCGCGTACTGATACTCCCATAATGGACAAAGGACAAG CCCCTACTGCTCCCCCCATGAATGGGAAGATTCACCCTGCCCAGTCAGCCGAGGAGGCCACGGAGGCCACCGAGGTACCCGAATCCACGGCCAACCATGCAGAAATGAGATCTGGACCTCCAGGACCATTTACCGAGCACGTCTTTACCGACCCCCAGCCTCGTTTATCAGACGCCTCTGACAG AAGCGCAGGTCAATCCAAAGACGAAACTTCTCAGCCTCCAGAGTCAGAGGACGGAGGGGAAGAGACCAAGAACTACACCAGCGTGGCCCCCACTATGTGGCTCGGGGCCCAGAACGGCTG GCTCTACGTCCACTCGGCAGTTGGAAACTGGAAGAAGTGCATCCACTCCATCAAACTCAAAGACTCTGTGCTCAGTCTGGT ACACGTGAAAGGTCGTGTGCTGGTTGCCCTCGCTGATGGGACCCTCGCCATATTCCATAGATCAGAGG atggGCAATGGGATTTATCCAACTACCACCTAATGGACCTCGGACGGCCTCATCACTCCATCCGCTGCATGGCTGTAGTACATGACAAGGTTTGGTGCGGCTACAAGAACAAGATCCACGTCATCCAGCCCAAGAGCATGCAGATCGAG AAGTCCTTTGACGCCCACCCTCGCAGGGAGAGTCAGGTGCGCCAGCTGGCATGGATCGGTGATGGTGTTTGGGTGTCGATCCGGCTAGATTCGACCCTGCGTCTCTaccacgcgcacacacaccagCATCTCCAGGATGTGGACATTGAGCCATACGTCAGCAAGATGCTGG GCACTGGCAAGCTGGGCTTCTCTTTTGTGCGAATCACAGCGCTTCTGATTGGTGGAAACCGTCTCTGGGTAGGAACTGGAAACGGCGTGATCATCTCCATCCCACTGACAGAGA CGGTGGTCCTTCACCGGGGACAGCTCCTTGGTTTGAGGG CCAATAAGGTGTCTCCCACATCGTCTGGCGGAGTGATCCATGTGTACGGTGACGATGGCTCTGAGAAGAGCACCGGCAGCTTCATCCCCTACTGCTCCATGGCACAAGCCCAGCTCTGTTTCCATGGACACCGTGATGCTGTCAAGTTCTTTGTCTCTGTACCCG GCAATGTTCTGGCCACCCTAAACGGCAGTGTGCTGGACAGTCCATCGGAGGGGCAGGGGTCAACAGCGCCCCAAGAGACGGAGGCTCAGAGTGTTCACAACGTGCTGGTGCTGAGTGGAGGAGAGGGCTATATTGATTTCCGTATAG GAGATGGAGAGGACGATGAAACAGAAGAAGGAGACAGTGGCGGAGCTTCACAGATAAAACCTGCTTTGTGTAAAGCAGAGCGAAGCCACATCATCGTCTGGCAGGTGTCTTACATACCCGAGTGA